A genomic stretch from Thermomonospora umbrina includes:
- a CDS encoding methionine ABC transporter permease — MTWDEISPLLRTATVETLQMTVWSAALSGLGGVLLGVLLVLTERGGLLPAPPVNKVLGAVVNVGRSLPFIILMVAILPFTRAVVGTTIGTDAAIVPLTVAAIPFYARLVETSLREVDPGVVAAAQAMGASRWQIVGKVLLREARPGLVAGLTVTVIALIGYSAMAGTIGGGGLGDLADRYGYQRFETGVMVATVVVLIVIVQLVQMLGDLLARRLSHR; from the coding sequence ATGACCTGGGACGAGATCTCGCCGCTGCTGCGCACCGCCACGGTGGAGACGCTGCAGATGACCGTCTGGTCGGCGGCGCTGTCCGGGCTGGGCGGGGTGCTGCTCGGCGTGCTGCTGGTGCTCACCGAACGCGGCGGACTGCTGCCCGCCCCGCCGGTCAACAAGGTGCTCGGGGCCGTGGTCAACGTCGGCCGTTCGCTGCCGTTCATCATCCTGATGGTCGCGATCCTGCCGTTCACGCGCGCCGTCGTCGGCACCACCATCGGCACCGATGCCGCCATCGTGCCGTTGACCGTCGCCGCCATCCCGTTCTACGCCCGGCTGGTGGAGACCTCGCTGCGGGAGGTCGACCCCGGGGTCGTGGCCGCCGCCCAGGCGATGGGCGCCTCCCGGTGGCAGATCGTGGGGAAGGTGCTGCTCCGCGAGGCCCGGCCCGGGCTGGTCGCGGGCCTGACCGTCACCGTGATCGCGCTGATCGGCTACTCCGCCATGGCGGGCACCATCGGCGGCGGGGGACTGGGCGACCTCGCCGACCGCTACGGCTACCAGCGCTTCGAGACCGGGGTGATGGTCGCCACCGTCGTCGTGCTGATCGTCATCGTCCAGCTCGTCCAGATGCTCGGCGACCTCCTCGCCCGCAGGCTGAGCCACCGCTGA
- a CDS encoding STM4015 family protein: protein MIVEHLTEYAGLPVHGFGPDTEREGLPEADSVAWHVGTHFEDAAFAEVLGRFVEYVDTEKVTALIIGYWNMSYEDEECAPFKPLASVADRFPNVRSLFIGDIVMEESEISWIEQSHIGELLARFPLLERLGVRGGGGLALDPLHSEHLRELRFESGGLPAGVVRAVAASDLPNLESLVMWLGVGDYGGDATVADMAPILSGERLPALRHLGLQDSEIQDEIAVAVAAAPVVARLESLDLSMGALTDEGAEALLSGQPLTHLRSLNLHHHYLSDAMVTRVRTALPGVEVDLDGQEDPDEEWRFVAVAE, encoded by the coding sequence ATGATCGTCGAGCACCTCACCGAGTACGCCGGCCTGCCCGTTCACGGCTTCGGCCCGGACACCGAACGCGAAGGGCTGCCCGAGGCCGACTCCGTCGCCTGGCACGTCGGCACCCATTTCGAGGACGCCGCGTTCGCCGAGGTGCTCGGGCGCTTCGTGGAGTACGTGGACACCGAGAAGGTCACCGCGCTCATCATCGGCTACTGGAACATGTCCTACGAGGACGAGGAGTGCGCGCCGTTCAAGCCGCTGGCCTCCGTCGCCGACCGGTTCCCGAACGTCCGTTCGCTGTTCATCGGCGACATCGTGATGGAGGAGTCGGAGATCTCGTGGATCGAGCAGTCCCATATCGGTGAGCTGCTGGCGAGGTTCCCCCTGCTGGAGCGGCTGGGCGTGCGCGGCGGCGGCGGGCTCGCCCTCGACCCGCTGCACAGCGAGCACCTGCGCGAGCTGAGGTTCGAGTCCGGCGGCCTGCCCGCCGGCGTGGTCCGCGCGGTCGCCGCCTCCGACCTGCCCAACCTGGAGAGCCTCGTGATGTGGCTCGGCGTCGGCGACTACGGCGGCGACGCCACGGTCGCCGACATGGCGCCGATCCTGTCCGGCGAGCGGCTGCCCGCACTGCGCCACCTCGGTCTGCAGGACTCCGAGATCCAGGACGAGATCGCCGTCGCCGTCGCCGCGGCCCCCGTGGTGGCCCGGCTGGAGTCGCTGGACCTGTCCATGGGCGCGCTGACCGACGAGGGCGCGGAGGCGCTGCTGTCCGGCCAGCCCCTCACCCACCTGCGTTCCCTCAACCTGCACCACCACTACCTCAGCGACGCGATGGTGACCCGGGTCCGCACGGCGCTCCCCGGCGTCGAGGTCGACCTCGACGGCCAGGAGGACCCGGACGAGGAGTGGCGCTTCGTGGCGGTGGCCGAGTGA
- a CDS encoding FAD-binding oxidoreductase gives MTGAVADAGGIKVTEGDRRFAALSRGFNPRWRARPDYIRLVSDGSQVRHALEEAVNEPVADPARRRITVRSGGHCYEDFVCADDVRVIIDMSLMDRVQYDPALDAVCVDAGVTNGDLRRKLFLKTGRVLPGGSCPSVGIGGHIPVGGFGLLSRQHGLTVDYLYGVEVAVVGADRRVRLVTATRDSRDRDLRRLWWAHTGGGGGNFGIVTKFWFRDLPQAPEKVLFTASGWKWSTIDKERFRRIVRNFGRFFAEHRGPGPYDPLFAILQLTHSSQDKIGLIVQIDAGVPDAEKLLTDFLNAMNEGVGVDRHALSEAYGEYPAFTGLHAPIMLPWDTVEKLFGPVDNLRAGKHKSAYMVEPLPDDQIDALWAGLAEDAAGARRDAVVQIDSYGGAINRLRPGQTAARQRSSILKLQHQVYWPIAESGEGHLRWIRTLYRNMYRRTGGVPLPLAEQPGSPVTDGCYIGYPDVDLGDPEWNTSDVPWPALYYGEDYAVLRQVKDRWDPLNIFHHRQSVEPLRHSGDGAAEPGPIGGGGHAQMPEEGPA, from the coding sequence ATGACCGGGGCGGTCGCCGACGCGGGCGGGATCAAGGTCACCGAGGGCGATCGGCGATTCGCGGCGCTCAGTCGCGGGTTCAATCCCCGCTGGCGGGCGCGACCCGACTACATCCGGCTGGTGAGCGACGGCTCGCAGGTCAGGCACGCCCTGGAGGAGGCCGTCAACGAGCCGGTGGCCGACCCCGCGCGGCGGCGCATCACGGTCCGCTCCGGCGGCCACTGCTATGAGGACTTCGTCTGCGCCGACGACGTCCGGGTGATCATCGACATGTCGCTGATGGACCGGGTGCAGTACGACCCGGCCCTGGACGCGGTCTGCGTCGACGCCGGGGTGACCAACGGCGACCTGCGGCGCAAGCTGTTCCTCAAGACCGGTCGCGTGCTGCCGGGCGGCTCCTGCCCCTCGGTCGGGATCGGCGGGCACATCCCCGTCGGCGGCTTCGGGCTGCTGTCCCGCCAGCACGGCCTGACCGTCGACTACCTGTACGGGGTCGAGGTCGCCGTCGTCGGCGCGGACCGCCGGGTGCGGCTGGTGACCGCCACCCGCGACAGCCGCGACCGCGACCTGCGCCGGCTGTGGTGGGCGCACACCGGAGGCGGCGGCGGGAATTTCGGCATCGTCACCAAGTTCTGGTTCCGCGACCTTCCGCAGGCGCCCGAGAAGGTGCTCTTCACCGCCAGCGGATGGAAATGGAGCACGATCGACAAGGAGCGGTTCCGGCGCATCGTCCGCAATTTCGGCCGGTTCTTCGCGGAGCATCGCGGGCCGGGGCCCTACGATCCGCTGTTCGCCATCCTCCAACTCACCCACAGCAGCCAGGACAAGATCGGCCTCATCGTCCAGATCGACGCCGGCGTGCCGGACGCGGAGAAACTGCTGACCGACTTCCTCAACGCGATGAACGAGGGTGTCGGCGTCGATCGGCACGCGCTGTCGGAGGCGTACGGCGAGTACCCGGCGTTCACCGGCCTGCACGCCCCGATCATGCTGCCCTGGGACACCGTGGAGAAGCTGTTCGGCCCGGTCGACAATCTGCGGGCGGGCAAGCACAAGTCGGCGTACATGGTCGAGCCGCTGCCCGACGACCAGATCGACGCGCTGTGGGCCGGGCTGGCCGAGGACGCCGCGGGAGCCCGCCGCGACGCCGTCGTCCAGATCGACTCCTACGGCGGCGCGATCAACCGTCTGCGCCCGGGGCAGACCGCGGCACGACAGCGTTCGTCGATCCTCAAGCTGCAGCATCAGGTGTACTGGCCCATCGCCGAGAGCGGCGAGGGTCATCTCCGGTGGATCCGCACCCTCTACCGCAACATGTACCGGCGCACGGGCGGGGTGCCCCTGCCCCTGGCCGAACAGCCCGGGAGCCCGGTCACCGACGGCTGCTACATCGGCTACCCGGACGTCGACCTCGGCGACCCCGAGTGGAACACCTCGGACGTGCCCTGGCCCGCGCTCTACTACGGCGAGGACTACGCCGTGCTGCGCCAGGTCAAGGACCGCTGGGATCCGCTGAACATCTTCCACCACCGCCAGTCGGTCGAGCCCCTACGGCACTCCGGCGACGGTGCTGCGGAACCGGGCCCGATAGGCGGAGGGGGTCACGCCCAGATGCCTGAGGAAGGCCCGGCGTAG
- a CDS encoding STM4014 family protein: MTFTVVGTPGDRRVTLFAAACEASGLPPPDVLAWRDVLSDVPPSFRPGTLLRIDSPGEDAACDALLRGPGDPARVGGGARWYATFTAALSRIAAGARRDGAVMVNDPDEIAVMFDKRRCHARLSAAGVPVPPALGGAVHDYAHLRERLSEARWSRVFVKPAHGSSGSGVVALQFAGRRIKAVTSAVPAPDGGYRNSLRVRSYETEPEVAALIDALATDGLHVERWVPKAALDGRVLDLRVVVIDGVPTHAVVRTSRHPMTNLHLGGLRGDLTAVRAALGETGWRRALAVCADAARRFPGSPMVGVDLLVGLDWHGLSVAEVNAFGDLLPNLPGLPGTAAEGLDTYTAQVRAALSRTAAPCAHGSRRGFGCAQGAADVSGGGGGV; this comes from the coding sequence ATGACCTTCACCGTGGTCGGCACACCCGGCGACCGGAGGGTGACCCTCTTCGCCGCCGCGTGCGAGGCGTCCGGGCTCCCGCCGCCCGACGTGCTCGCCTGGCGTGACGTGCTGTCGGACGTCCCGCCGTCGTTCCGCCCGGGGACCCTGCTGCGCATCGACTCCCCGGGCGAGGACGCCGCGTGCGACGCGCTGCTGCGCGGGCCCGGCGACCCCGCCCGGGTCGGCGGCGGCGCCCGCTGGTACGCGACGTTCACCGCCGCCCTCTCCCGCATCGCCGCCGGCGCCCGGCGGGACGGGGCGGTGATGGTGAACGACCCCGACGAGATCGCGGTCATGTTCGACAAGCGGCGCTGCCACGCTCGCCTGTCGGCGGCCGGGGTGCCGGTCCCGCCCGCTCTGGGCGGTGCCGTCCACGACTACGCCCACCTGCGGGAACGGCTCTCCGAGGCCCGATGGTCGCGGGTCTTCGTCAAGCCCGCGCACGGCTCGTCGGGCTCGGGGGTCGTCGCGCTCCAGTTCGCCGGCCGCCGGATCAAGGCCGTCACCTCCGCCGTCCCCGCCCCCGACGGCGGCTACCGCAACTCCCTGCGCGTCCGCTCGTACGAGACGGAGCCCGAGGTCGCCGCCCTCATCGACGCCCTCGCCACCGACGGCCTCCACGTGGAGCGGTGGGTGCCCAAGGCCGCCCTCGACGGCCGCGTCCTCGACCTGCGGGTCGTGGTGATCGACGGCGTCCCGACCCACGCCGTCGTCCGCACCAGCCGCCACCCCATGACCAACCTGCACCTGGGCGGCCTGCGCGGCGACCTCACCGCCGTCCGCGCCGCCCTGGGGGAGACCGGCTGGCGGCGGGCCCTCGCCGTGTGCGCCGATGCCGCCCGCCGCTTCCCCGGCAGCCCCATGGTCGGCGTCGACCTCCTCGTGGGCCTCGACTGGCACGGCCTCTCCGTCGCCGAGGTCAACGCCTTCGGCGACCTCCTCCCGAACCTCCCCGGCCTCCCCGGCACGGCCGCCGAGGGCCTCGACACCTACACCGCCCAGGTCAGGGCCGCCCTCTCCCGAACGGCGGCACCATGCGCCCACGGCTCGCGGCGCGGGTTCGGGTGCGCGCAGGGGGCGGCGGACGTGAGCGGAGGAGGGGGAGGCGTGTGA
- a CDS encoding STM4015 family protein yields MLIHGRLNEFADLPVVDFTEGGVRRNGEALDAPPAGVAWRVRVEQTEGSFGRVFDRFLEVVDPGSVTALVIGWWEYYGGPGDRSDVTAELVAAADRLKNLRSLFVGDVVVEEREISWIPLVDIGPIVTAYPRLERLGLRSGEEPAVEGQRLRPFRGAHLRELWFESGGLPGELVRAVAASELPALERLEMWLGMENYGGDATVADLAPILSGERLPALRHLGLQDSEIQDEIAAAVAQAPIVARLETLALSMGTLSDTGAEALLAGQPLTHLRSLDLHHHYLSEAMEARVRAALPGVRVDLSEGNGHSGDDDDRWVMVSE; encoded by the coding sequence ATGCTGATCCACGGACGCTTGAACGAGTTCGCCGACCTGCCGGTGGTCGACTTCACCGAGGGGGGCGTCCGGCGCAACGGGGAGGCCCTCGACGCGCCGCCCGCCGGGGTCGCCTGGCGGGTCAGGGTCGAGCAGACCGAGGGCTCCTTCGGGCGGGTCTTCGACCGGTTCCTCGAGGTGGTCGACCCCGGTTCGGTGACGGCCCTGGTCATCGGCTGGTGGGAGTACTACGGCGGCCCCGGCGACCGCAGCGACGTGACGGCCGAGCTGGTGGCCGCCGCCGACCGCCTCAAGAACCTGCGCTCCCTCTTCGTCGGCGACGTCGTGGTGGAGGAACGCGAGATCTCCTGGATCCCGCTCGTCGACATCGGGCCCATCGTCACCGCGTACCCGCGCCTGGAGCGGCTCGGGCTGCGCAGCGGTGAGGAGCCCGCGGTGGAGGGGCAGCGGTTGCGGCCCTTCCGCGGCGCGCACCTGCGCGAGCTGTGGTTCGAGTCCGGCGGCCTGCCCGGTGAGCTGGTCCGCGCCGTCGCCGCCTCCGAGCTGCCGGCGCTGGAACGGCTGGAGATGTGGCTCGGCATGGAGAACTACGGCGGTGACGCCACGGTCGCCGACCTCGCGCCGATCCTGTCCGGTGAACGGCTGCCGGCCCTTCGTCACCTCGGTCTCCAGGACTCCGAGATCCAGGACGAGATCGCGGCGGCGGTCGCGCAGGCCCCGATCGTCGCCCGGCTGGAGACGCTGGCGCTGTCCATGGGCACGCTGAGCGACACCGGCGCCGAGGCGCTGCTGGCCGGGCAGCCGCTGACCCATCTGCGCAGCCTCGACCTGCACCATCACTACCTCAGCGAGGCGATGGAGGCCCGCGTCCGCGCCGCGCTGCCCGGCGTCCGCGTCGACCTGAGCGAGGGCAACGGCCACTCCGGCGACGATGACGACCGCTGGGTCATGGTCTCGGAGTAG
- a CDS encoding sensor histidine kinase, whose translation MQPRIPPTLVIAVAIVGISLVTLGGVMLPALWYELATRRDPARIAFAVIAMGGVLVLYGRLLWQNLMRRTHALHRVGLVVVTVLSCALPGALGDTWVTSLIAPAGLIPLVLPLRQAIVVTAAGTLGISGYGLLLGFHVLTVVFEFFWFPFAALSGFVSIWMFHVVQELREARAELARAAVGEERQRFARDLHDVLGHSLQAVALRAEVAERYLDRDQARVRKELTEIQRMARDSVRDVREVVRGYRATSLRAELEGASAVLRAAGIGCEPPEMLPDLPPHVHQPLGWVAREAVTNVLRHSAATRCRIEVGATADGVRLEIVNDGAGRRAAGEGGSGLVGLSERIAAAGGEFTAGHLGDGTFRVTATVPQKGP comes from the coding sequence GTGCAACCGCGCATTCCCCCCACCCTCGTGATCGCCGTCGCCATCGTGGGGATCTCGTTGGTGACGTTGGGCGGCGTGATGCTGCCCGCCCTCTGGTACGAGCTGGCGACCCGCCGCGACCCGGCCCGGATCGCGTTCGCGGTGATCGCCATGGGCGGCGTGCTCGTGCTGTACGGGCGGTTGCTCTGGCAGAACCTGATGCGCCGCACCCACGCCCTGCACCGGGTGGGCCTCGTGGTCGTCACCGTGCTGTCCTGCGCGCTGCCGGGGGCGCTGGGGGACACCTGGGTGACCTCGCTGATCGCGCCCGCCGGGCTCATCCCGCTCGTTCTCCCGCTCCGCCAGGCCATCGTCGTGACCGCCGCGGGCACGCTCGGCATCTCCGGCTACGGCCTGTTGCTGGGGTTCCATGTGCTGACCGTGGTGTTCGAGTTCTTCTGGTTCCCGTTCGCGGCACTGTCGGGGTTCGTGTCGATCTGGATGTTCCACGTCGTCCAGGAGCTGCGGGAGGCCCGTGCCGAGCTGGCCAGGGCCGCCGTGGGGGAGGAGCGGCAGCGGTTCGCCCGCGACCTGCACGACGTGCTCGGGCACAGCCTCCAGGCGGTCGCGCTGCGGGCCGAGGTCGCCGAGCGCTACCTCGACCGCGACCAGGCGCGGGTCCGCAAGGAGCTGACCGAGATCCAGCGGATGGCCCGCGACTCCGTCCGGGACGTCCGCGAGGTCGTCCGCGGCTACCGCGCCACCTCGCTGCGCGCCGAGCTGGAGGGGGCGTCGGCGGTGCTGCGGGCGGCGGGCATCGGCTGTGAGCCGCCCGAGATGCTGCCCGACCTGCCGCCGCACGTCCACCAGCCGTTGGGCTGGGTGGCCCGCGAGGCGGTCACCAACGTGCTGCGGCACAGCGCCGCCACCCGATGCCGCATCGAGGTGGGCGCCACGGCGGACGGCGTACGGTTGGAGATCGTCAACGACGGGGCCGGCCGCCGGGCCGCCGGTGAGGGCGGCAGCGGGCTGGTCGGGCTCTCTGAGCGGATCGCCGCCGCCGGCGGCGAGTTCACCGCCGGGCACCTCGGCGACGGGACGTTCCGGGTGACGGCCACCGTGCCGCAGAAGGGGCCTTGA
- a CDS encoding response regulator transcription factor: MIRVLLADDHLLIREALVLLLETEDGIDVVADVGRGDDAVARARELRPDVAVLDIDMPGMDGLAAAERLSRDLPGCRLIVVTAHGRPGNLRRAMAAGVRGFLGKDTPGAQLARVIRQVAGGARHIDPQLAADALAAEECPLTPRELDALRAAADGSPISRIARSLGLSEGTVRNYLSSTVIKLSADNRHSAVRVARDRGWI; the protein is encoded by the coding sequence ATGATCCGGGTGCTGCTGGCCGACGACCACCTCCTCATCCGGGAGGCGCTGGTGCTCCTGCTGGAGACCGAGGACGGCATCGACGTGGTCGCCGACGTGGGTCGGGGCGACGACGCCGTCGCCCGCGCCCGCGAGCTGCGGCCCGACGTGGCGGTGCTCGACATCGACATGCCGGGGATGGACGGGCTCGCGGCGGCCGAACGGCTGTCCCGCGACCTGCCCGGCTGCCGGCTGATCGTGGTCACCGCGCACGGCCGGCCCGGCAACCTGCGGCGCGCCATGGCCGCCGGGGTCCGGGGGTTCCTCGGCAAGGACACCCCGGGGGCCCAGCTCGCCCGGGTGATCCGGCAGGTGGCGGGGGGCGCCCGCCACATCGACCCGCAGTTGGCCGCCGACGCGCTGGCCGCCGAGGAGTGCCCGCTGACCCCGCGCGAGCTGGACGCCCTGCGCGCCGCCGCCGACGGCTCCCCGATCTCCCGGATCGCCCGCTCCCTGGGGCTGTCGGAGGGCACGGTCCGCAACTACCTGTCGTCGACGGTCATCAAGCTGTCCGCCGACAACCGGCACTCCGCCGTCCGCGTCGCGCGCGACCGCGGCTGGATCTGA
- a CDS encoding MetQ/NlpA family ABC transporter substrate-binding protein produces MLRKLTVAVASAGLLFGLTACGSSDEGSGGSDDVLKVGASPSPHAEILGFVKDRLAGPQGLKLEIEEFSDYVQPNIALDEGRLDANYFQHKPYLDDFAQSKGVKLAFVAPVHLEPLGAYSKKVTSLNELKQGATVAIPNDATNGARALKLLADNGLITLKPGAGANATERDVAANAKGLKFKALEAAQLPRSLQDVDAAVINGNYALEGGLTPAKDALVLERAAGNPYANGIVTQAGEENDPQVRKLVELLQSAEVKKFIQDRYRGSVLPSS; encoded by the coding sequence GTGCTTCGCAAACTGACCGTCGCCGTCGCCTCCGCCGGACTGCTGTTCGGGCTGACCGCCTGCGGCTCCTCCGACGAGGGCTCGGGCGGCTCCGACGACGTGCTCAAGGTCGGCGCCAGCCCGTCGCCCCACGCCGAGATCCTGGGCTTCGTCAAGGACCGGCTGGCCGGGCCCCAGGGGCTCAAGCTGGAGATCGAGGAGTTCTCGGACTACGTGCAGCCGAACATCGCGCTCGACGAGGGCCGCCTCGACGCCAACTACTTCCAGCACAAGCCCTACCTGGACGACTTCGCCCAGTCCAAGGGCGTCAAGCTCGCGTTCGTCGCGCCGGTCCACCTGGAGCCGCTCGGCGCGTACTCCAAGAAGGTCACGTCCCTGAACGAGCTGAAGCAGGGCGCCACCGTGGCCATTCCCAACGACGCCACGAACGGCGCCCGGGCCCTGAAGCTGCTCGCCGACAACGGGCTGATCACCCTCAAGCCGGGCGCGGGCGCCAACGCCACCGAACGCGACGTCGCCGCCAACGCCAAGGGCCTGAAGTTCAAGGCGCTGGAGGCCGCCCAGCTCCCCCGCTCCCTCCAGGACGTCGACGCGGCCGTCATCAACGGCAACTACGCCCTCGAAGGCGGGCTGACCCCCGCCAAGGACGCCCTCGTGCTGGAGAGGGCCGCCGGCAACCCCTACGCCAACGGGATCGTCACCCAGGCCGGTGAGGAGAACGACCCGCAGGTGAGGAAGCTCGTCGAACTGCTGCAGAGCGCCGAGGTCAAGAAGTTCATCCAGGACAGGTACCGGGGCTCCGTGCTGCCGTCGTCCTGA
- a CDS encoding methionine ABC transporter ATP-binding protein, producing the protein MIQIEKLRKTYRARGRTVTAVDGVDLRVREGEIFGVLGRSGAGKSTLLRCVNLLERPDSGRVRVDGRDLLALSGRELRAARQGIGMIHQHFGLLTGRTVAGNVAFPLEVMGVPRGERAARVAELLELVGLTEHARAYPAQISGGQKQRVGIARALAGRPRVLLSDEATSALDPETTGSILELLRSLNRELGLTILLITHEMDVVKRICDSAAIMRDGRLAESGPIAELLTRPGSQLARGLFPLPEPTPRPGTTAVDVTFVGDAADRPFVSELARRYSIDVNILGGAVERVGDLRVGRLRIELPGDPDVNAAQLAHLRDSGLTVEVHGRDTALEGAAS; encoded by the coding sequence GTGATTCAGATAGAAAAACTTCGAAAAACGTACCGTGCGCGCGGTCGCACCGTGACCGCCGTGGACGGTGTCGACCTGCGGGTCCGCGAAGGCGAGATCTTCGGGGTGCTGGGGCGCAGCGGCGCCGGCAAGAGCACCCTGTTGCGGTGCGTCAACCTGCTGGAACGCCCCGACTCCGGTCGGGTGAGGGTCGACGGCCGCGACCTGCTCGCCCTGTCCGGCCGCGAGCTGCGCGCCGCCCGACAGGGCATCGGGATGATCCACCAGCACTTCGGGCTGCTCACCGGCCGGACCGTGGCGGGCAACGTCGCGTTCCCGCTCGAGGTCATGGGCGTGCCCCGCGGCGAACGCGCGGCCCGCGTCGCCGAGCTGCTGGAGCTGGTCGGCCTCACCGAGCACGCCCGCGCCTACCCCGCGCAGATCTCCGGCGGCCAGAAGCAGCGCGTCGGCATCGCCCGCGCGCTCGCCGGCCGCCCCCGGGTCCTGCTGTCGGACGAGGCGACCTCCGCCCTCGACCCCGAGACCACCGGCTCCATCCTGGAACTGCTGCGCTCCCTCAACCGGGAGCTGGGCCTGACGATCCTGCTGATCACCCACGAGATGGACGTGGTCAAGCGGATCTGCGACTCGGCCGCGATCATGCGGGACGGCCGGCTCGCCGAGTCCGGGCCGATCGCCGAGCTGCTGACGCGGCCCGGCTCGCAGCTCGCCCGCGGCCTGTTCCCGCTGCCCGAACCGACGCCGCGGCCGGGGACCACCGCCGTGGACGTGACGTTCGTCGGCGACGCCGCCGACCGGCCGTTCGTGTCGGAGCTGGCCCGCAGGTACTCCATCGACGTCAACATCCTCGGCGGCGCCGTCGAGAGGGTCGGCGACCTACGGGTCGGCCGGCTGCGCATCGAGCTGCCCGGCGACCCCGACGTGAACGCCGCCCAGCTCGCCCATCTCCGGGACTCCGGGCTGACCGTCGAGGTCCACGGACGGGACACCGCGCTCGAAGGGGCCGCCTCATGA
- a CDS encoding GlxA family transcriptional regulator, with amino-acid sequence MDIVIVAYDGVRLMDVTAPLEVFSTASRLGGSYRLTLCSPGGGAVTTSAGTRLLTDAALADVRAAHTVVVPGSPDLPVRPVPGLVEGVTALADVSRRVASVCTGAFALAEAGLLDGRRATTHWRHAEALARRHPAVAVEPDAIYVRDGRLMTSAGVTAGIDLALAMVEQDEGPGLAREVARDLVVFLQRPGGQSQFSVASRTPRPRHDVLRAVLDGIAADPAADHSLPAMAGRAGVSVRHLTRLFRDGVDTTPAAHVEALRVEAAQALLESGETVTGAARRSGLGSDESLRRAFLRHLGVTPSAYRARFRSTVAGVP; translated from the coding sequence ATGGACATCGTGATCGTCGCCTACGACGGCGTACGGCTGATGGACGTGACCGCCCCGCTGGAGGTGTTCAGCACGGCGTCGCGGCTGGGCGGCTCGTACCGGCTGACCCTGTGCTCGCCCGGTGGGGGAGCGGTGACCACCTCGGCGGGCACCCGTCTGCTCACGGACGCGGCCCTCGCGGATGTGAGGGCCGCCCACACCGTCGTGGTGCCCGGTTCCCCCGACCTGCCCGTCCGGCCGGTGCCGGGGCTGGTGGAGGGGGTCACCGCGCTCGCGGACGTCTCCCGGCGGGTCGCCTCCGTGTGCACCGGGGCGTTCGCGCTGGCCGAGGCGGGTCTGCTGGACGGCAGGCGGGCCACCACCCACTGGCGGCACGCCGAGGCCCTCGCCCGCCGCCATCCGGCCGTCGCCGTCGAGCCCGACGCGATCTACGTCCGCGACGGTCGTCTGATGACCTCCGCCGGGGTGACCGCGGGCATCGACCTGGCGCTGGCCATGGTCGAGCAGGACGAGGGCCCCGGCCTGGCCCGCGAGGTGGCCCGGGACCTCGTGGTCTTCCTGCAGCGCCCGGGAGGCCAGTCGCAGTTCTCGGTGGCCTCCCGGACGCCCCGGCCCCGGCACGACGTGCTGCGCGCCGTGCTCGACGGGATCGCCGCCGACCCCGCCGCCGACCACTCCCTGCCCGCCATGGCGGGCAGGGCCGGGGTGAGCGTCCGGCACCTGACGCGGCTGTTCCGCGATGGCGTCGACACCACCCCGGCCGCTCACGTGGAGGCGCTCCGGGTGGAGGCGGCACAGGCGCTCCTGGAGTCCGGGGAGACCGTCACCGGGGCGGCCCGGCGCTCCGGGCTCGGGTCCGACGAGTCGCTACGCCGGGCCTTCCTCAGGCATCTGGGCGTGACCCCCTCCGCCTATCGGGCCCGGTTCCGCAGCACCGTCGCCGGAGTGCCGTAG
- a CDS encoding STM4013/SEN3800 family hydrolase has product MNEVVGSHDLLLVTLDTLRYDVAAALVEAGRTPDLAAVLPGGRWERRHAPGSFTYASHAAMFAGFLPTPAGPGPHPRPFAAAFPGSETTAPGTWVFDAADLPTGLAAAGYHTVCVGGVGFFNGLTPLGSALPGLFAESHWEPGFGVADPASLEHQITRVAEVMARLPADRRLFLFLNVSALHQPNWYHLDGAIREHGDSIESHAAALEYVDRHIGRLLGLMRRPCLVIICSDHGTAYGEDGHTGHRIGHEAVWTVPYGEFVLS; this is encoded by the coding sequence ATGAACGAGGTCGTCGGCAGCCATGATCTGCTGCTGGTGACGCTGGACACGCTGCGGTACGACGTGGCCGCCGCGCTCGTCGAGGCCGGGCGTACACCCGATCTGGCGGCGGTGCTGCCGGGCGGGAGGTGGGAGCGGCGGCACGCGCCGGGCAGCTTCACGTACGCCTCGCACGCCGCCATGTTCGCGGGGTTCCTGCCGACGCCGGCGGGCCCGGGGCCGCATCCGAGGCCGTTCGCCGCCGCGTTCCCGGGGAGCGAGACGACCGCGCCGGGGACCTGGGTGTTCGACGCCGCCGACCTGCCGACCGGGCTGGCCGCCGCCGGGTATCACACGGTGTGCGTGGGCGGCGTCGGGTTCTTCAACGGGCTCACACCGCTGGGCTCCGCGCTGCCGGGGCTGTTCGCCGAGAGCCACTGGGAGCCGGGGTTCGGGGTCGCCGACCCGGCATCGCTGGAGCACCAGATCACCCGGGTCGCGGAGGTCATGGCGCGGCTGCCCGCCGACCGCAGGCTGTTCCTCTTCCTGAACGTGTCGGCGCTGCACCAGCCCAACTGGTACCACCTCGACGGAGCCATCCGGGAGCACGGCGACTCCATCGAGTCCCACGCCGCCGCGCTGGAGTACGTGGACCGGCACATCGGCCGGCTCTTGGGGCTCATGCGGCGGCCGTGCCTCGTCATCATCTGCTCGGACCATGGCACCGCCTACGGGGAGGACGGCCACACCGGGCACCGGATCGGCCACGAGGCCGTCTGGACCGTTCCTTACGGGGAGTTCGTGCTGTCATGA